A region of Alosa alosa isolate M-15738 ecotype Scorff River chromosome 17, AALO_Geno_1.1, whole genome shotgun sequence DNA encodes the following proteins:
- the LOC125310347 gene encoding NXPE family member 3-like isoform X2, producing the protein MAYAQIKGCVILTVGLQFFLVLWSYMYDDGKGAKPLPRPLQHQPRDGSDGVAIKTQTPRNPEASPASAMKDPGLGAEEWDRIQRALHWGGPDHQVTTVNMSTSPDNSTFVINDLKNTYHVGDELHVTIVAKNFAGVPKRYGGDFFQAKVYSGKQKASVFGEVLDHQNGTYSARFTLPWAGEASVAVRLIHSSEAVLVLKQHRNTDSDRIYFHGYFVGKNPQGARVEERVECNIKWDGVVLSAQRNCCCEYQDARTRLTWQCRKPGTLPCDTLVYHSVGGYRNRMTALEKILLDSKHVNRWLKGDARLIRVIASNANIGVREPCKPGLPTLIPAGFYLNNVWTSFVCGARHFTANDTAQCLKDKHIYIMGDSTSRQWFDFLIQTVPTLRRMNLHTMFQVGPLMAVDVQNNIDLHYRSHGLPLRCFKTPMSSLHYMSNEIDDMVGGPHTVIVFNMWAHFTNYPLTFFTYHVFLIRRAVVALLRRAPGTKVVIKTANTGYKCVWQDIYGSDWFSMQLDRILREAFRDVGVYILDVWQMTACHYNTENIHPAPVVIKNEIDILLSFVCPQ; encoded by the exons GTGCTGTGGTCGTACATGTACGATGATGGGAAAGGTGCCAAGCCTCTTCCCAGGCCTCTCCAGCATCAGCCCAGGGATGGATCCGACGGAGTCGCTATCAAAACTCAAACTCCCAGAAACCCAGAGGCGTCTCCAGCCTCCGCCATGAAGGACCCGGGCCTGGGTGCCGAGGAGTGGGACCGGATACAGAGGGCTCTCCACTGGGGTGGACCGGACCACCAGGTCACCACGGTGAACATGAGCACCAGCCCTGACAACTCCACCTTCGTCATTAATGACCTCAAGAACACTTACCATGTGGGAGATGAACTCCATGTCACCATTGTTGCCAAGAACTTTGCCGGTGTACCAAAACGCTATGGAGGGGATTTCTTCCAAGCAAAGGTTTATTCAGGCAAACAAAAg GCCAGTGTGTTTGGAGAAGTACTGGACCACCAGAATGGCACCTACTCGGCCCGGTTCACTCTGCCCTGGGCAGGCGAGGCGTCGGTGGCGGTCCGTCTGATTCACTCCAGCGAGGCCGTGTTGGTCCTCAAGCAGCACCGGAACACGGACTCTGACCGCATCTACTTCCACGGCTACTTCGTGGGCAAGAACCCCCAGGGTGCTcgagtggaggagagggtggagtgCAACATTAAATGGGACGGGGTGGTGCTGTCGGCCCAGAGGAACTGCTGCTGTGAGTACCAGGATGCCCGCACGCGGCTGACGTGGCAGTGCCGCAAACCCGGCACTCTGCCCTGTGACACCCTGGTGTACCACTCCGTGGGGGGCTACAGGAATCGCATGACGGCCCTCGAGAAGATACTCCTGGACAG TAAACATGTGAACCGGTGGCTGAAGGGTGACGCACGCCTGATTAGAGTCATCGCCTCGAATGCAAATATTG GAGTGAGAGAGCCATGTAAACCTGGACTGCCCACGCTGATACCAGCAGGATTCTACCTGAACAACGTCTGGACGTCATTTGTGTGTGGTGCCCGTCATTTCACAGCGAACGACACAGCCCAGTGTCTAAAGGACAAACACATCTACATTATGGGAGACTCGACTAGCAGGCAGTGGTTTGACTTCCTCATCCAGACTGTCccca CTCTGAGGCGCATGAACCTCCACACCATGTTCCAAGTGGGCCCACTGATGGCTGTGGACGTGCAGAACAACATCGACCTACACTACCGCTCCCACGGACTGCCCCTGCGCTGCTTCAAGACCCCAATGTCGTCGCTTCACTACATGAGTAACGAGATCGACGACATGGTCGGTGGGCCGCACACGGTCATTGTCTTCAACATGTGGGCGCACTTCACCAACTACCCGCTCACCTTCTTCACCTACCATGTGTTTCTGATTCGCCGTGCGGTCGTGGCGCTGCTTAGACGGGCGCCAGGGACCAAGGTTGTCATCAAGACAGCCAACACGGGCTACAAG tgtgtgtggcaggataTATATGGCAGTGATTGGTTTTCCATGCAGCTGGACCGAATCCTGAGAGAGGCATTCCGCGACGTGGGAGTTTACATCCTGGACGTGTGGCAGATGACCGCCTGCCACTATAACACAGAGAACATCCATCCTGCCCCTGTGGTCATCAAAAATGAAATTGATATTCTTCTCTCCTTTGTCTGCCCCCAGTAA
- the LOC125310347 gene encoding NXPE family member 3-like isoform X3 codes for MYDDGKGAKPLPRPLQHQPRDGSDGVAIKTQTPRNPEASPASAMKDPGLGAEEWDRIQRALHWGGPDHQVTTVNMSTSPDNSTFVINDLKNTYHVGDELHVTIVAKNFAGVPKRYGGDFFQAKVYSGKQKASVFGEVLDHQNGTYSARFTLPWAGEASVAVRLIHSSEAVLVLKQHRNTDSDRIYFHGYFVGKNPQGARVEERVECNIKWDGVVLSAQRNCCCEYQDARTRLTWQCRKPGTLPCDTLVYHSVGGYRNRMTALEKILLDSKHVNRWLKGDARLIRVIASNANIGVREPCKPGLPTLIPAGFYLNNVWTSFVCGARHFTANDTAQCLKDKHIYIMGDSTSRQWFDFLIQTVPTLRRMNLHTMFQVGPLMAVDVQNNIDLHYRSHGLPLRCFKTPMSSLHYMSNEIDDMVGGPHTVIVFNMWAHFTNYPLTFFTYHVFLIRRAVVALLRRAPGTKVVIKTANTGYKCVWQDIYGSDWFSMQLDRILREAFRDVGVYILDVWQMTACHYNTENIHPAPVVIKNEIDILLSFVCPQ; via the exons ATGTACGATGATGGGAAAGGTGCCAAGCCTCTTCCCAGGCCTCTCCAGCATCAGCCCAGGGATGGATCCGACGGAGTCGCTATCAAAACTCAAACTCCCAGAAACCCAGAGGCGTCTCCAGCCTCCGCCATGAAGGACCCGGGCCTGGGTGCCGAGGAGTGGGACCGGATACAGAGGGCTCTCCACTGGGGTGGACCGGACCACCAGGTCACCACGGTGAACATGAGCACCAGCCCTGACAACTCCACCTTCGTCATTAATGACCTCAAGAACACTTACCATGTGGGAGATGAACTCCATGTCACCATTGTTGCCAAGAACTTTGCCGGTGTACCAAAACGCTATGGAGGGGATTTCTTCCAAGCAAAGGTTTATTCAGGCAAACAAAAg GCCAGTGTGTTTGGAGAAGTACTGGACCACCAGAATGGCACCTACTCGGCCCGGTTCACTCTGCCCTGGGCAGGCGAGGCGTCGGTGGCGGTCCGTCTGATTCACTCCAGCGAGGCCGTGTTGGTCCTCAAGCAGCACCGGAACACGGACTCTGACCGCATCTACTTCCACGGCTACTTCGTGGGCAAGAACCCCCAGGGTGCTcgagtggaggagagggtggagtgCAACATTAAATGGGACGGGGTGGTGCTGTCGGCCCAGAGGAACTGCTGCTGTGAGTACCAGGATGCCCGCACGCGGCTGACGTGGCAGTGCCGCAAACCCGGCACTCTGCCCTGTGACACCCTGGTGTACCACTCCGTGGGGGGCTACAGGAATCGCATGACGGCCCTCGAGAAGATACTCCTGGACAG TAAACATGTGAACCGGTGGCTGAAGGGTGACGCACGCCTGATTAGAGTCATCGCCTCGAATGCAAATATTG GAGTGAGAGAGCCATGTAAACCTGGACTGCCCACGCTGATACCAGCAGGATTCTACCTGAACAACGTCTGGACGTCATTTGTGTGTGGTGCCCGTCATTTCACAGCGAACGACACAGCCCAGTGTCTAAAGGACAAACACATCTACATTATGGGAGACTCGACTAGCAGGCAGTGGTTTGACTTCCTCATCCAGACTGTCccca CTCTGAGGCGCATGAACCTCCACACCATGTTCCAAGTGGGCCCACTGATGGCTGTGGACGTGCAGAACAACATCGACCTACACTACCGCTCCCACGGACTGCCCCTGCGCTGCTTCAAGACCCCAATGTCGTCGCTTCACTACATGAGTAACGAGATCGACGACATGGTCGGTGGGCCGCACACGGTCATTGTCTTCAACATGTGGGCGCACTTCACCAACTACCCGCTCACCTTCTTCACCTACCATGTGTTTCTGATTCGCCGTGCGGTCGTGGCGCTGCTTAGACGGGCGCCAGGGACCAAGGTTGTCATCAAGACAGCCAACACGGGCTACAAG tgtgtgtggcaggataTATATGGCAGTGATTGGTTTTCCATGCAGCTGGACCGAATCCTGAGAGAGGCATTCCGCGACGTGGGAGTTTACATCCTGGACGTGTGGCAGATGACCGCCTGCCACTATAACACAGAGAACATCCATCCTGCCCCTGTGGTCATCAAAAATGAAATTGATATTCTTCTCTCCTTTGTCTGCCCCCAGTAA